The following coding sequences lie in one Phragmites australis chromosome 8, lpPhrAust1.1, whole genome shotgun sequence genomic window:
- the LOC133925829 gene encoding glutathione S-transferase U10-like, whose product MAGVTEPKEVKLHGAWGSAHSAMARNALALKGVRYEYVEEDLDNKSETLLRLNPVHGKVPVLVVDGRPLSESLVIIEYVDGAWHGREPALLPREPRERAAARFWARFFHDRVSPLSHPVVFAAGEAERAELVREMKERMAVLEAGIREDFPYGSEGPFVHGRRPGLLDVILGSCAAGIRLLSALSGEEIVEPGTLPRVHASVTAFDELANGFRTTVPHELLLARLLERKARPRAAAA is encoded by the coding sequence ATGGCCGGGGTCACGGAGCCGAAAGAGGTGAAGCTGCACGGCGCCTGGGGCAGCGCCCACTCCGCCATGGCCCGGAACGCGCTGGCGCTCAAGGGCGTGCGTTACGAGTACGTGGAGGAGGACCTGGACAACAAGAGCGAGACCCTGCTGCGCCTGAACCCCGTGCACGGGAAGGTGCCCGTCCTCGTCGTCGACGGCCGGCCGCTCTCCGAGTCGCTCGTCATCATCGAGTACGTGGACGGGGCTTGGCACGGCCGAGAGCCGGCACTGCTCCCGCGGGAGCCGCGAGAGCGCGCCGCGGCCAGGTTCTGGGCACGGTTCTTCCACGACAGGGTGTCTCCGCTGTCGCACCCGGTGGTGTTCGCGGCCGGGGAGGCTGAGCGAGCGGAGTTGGTGAGGGAGATGAAGGAGCGGATGGCCGTGTTGGAGGCCGGGATACGGGAGGACTTCCCCTACGGCAGCGAGGGCCCATTCGTACACGGGCGGAGACCCGGGCTGCTCGACGTCATACTGGGCTCGTGCGCCGCGGGGATCCGGTTGCTCTCCGCACTCTCCGGCGAGGAGATCGTGGAGCCCGGGACGCTGCCGCGCGTGCACGCCAGCGTGACCGCGTTCGACGAGCTCGCCAACGGTTTCCGGACCACCGTGCcgcacgagctcctcctcgcgCGGCTTCTCGAGAGGAAGGCGAGGCCGCGCGCTGCAGCCGCGTGA
- the LOC133926549 gene encoding probable galacturonosyltransferase 9 has product MAGGSAFRPSAPRRAAFAALLTLLLLASLSFLLSSAPASSRASASPPSSRLAAVRRHAADHAAVLAAYAAHARKLKEASAVQSLSFSSLSSDLSALSSRLASHLSLPEDALKPLEKEARERIKLARALAADAKEGFDTQSKIQKLSDTVFAVGEQLARARRVGRMSSRIAADSTPKSLHCLAMRLLEARLANPSAFADDADPSPMFDDPSLYHYAVFSDNVLAVSVVVASGARAAADPSRHVFHVVTAPMYLPAFRVWFARRPPPLGVHVQLLAYSDFPFLNATNSAVIRQIEAGTRDVALLDYLRFYLPDMFPALRRVVLLEDDVVVQKDLAALWQVDLDGKVNGAVEMCFGGFRRYRKYLNFTQAIVRERFNPGACAWAYGLNVFDLQAWRRDGCTELFHQYMEMNEDGALWDPTSVLTAGLMAFYGNTKPLDKSWHVMGLGYNPSISPEAIRSAAVIHFDGNMKPWLDVALNQYKALWTKYVDTEMEFLTLCNFGL; this is encoded by the exons ATGGCCGGTGGTAGCGCGTTCCGGCCgtccgcgccgcgccgcgcggcATTCGCGGCGCTGCTcacgctgctcctcctcgcctccctctccttcctcctctcctccgcgCCCGCCTCGTCCCGCgcctccgcctcgccgccgtcctccCGCCTCGCCGCAGTCCGCCGCCACGCCGCGGATCACGCAGCCGTCCTCGCAGCGTACGCCGCGCACGCGCGGAAGCTCAAGGAGGCCTCCGCAGTGCAGTCTCTCTCGTTCTCGTCCCTCTCCTCCGACCTCTCCGCGCTGTCCTCCCGCCTCGCCTCCCACCTCTCCCTCCCCGAGGACGCGCTCAAGCCCCTCGAGAAGGAGGCCCGCGAGCGCATCAAGCTCGCCCGCGCCCTCGCTGCCGACGCCAAGGAGGGCTTCGACACGCAGTCCAAGATCCAGAAGCTCTCTGACACCGTCTTCGCCGTCGGCGAGcagctcgcgcgcgcgcgccgcgtCGGGCGCATGTCCTCTCGCATCGCCGCGGACTCCACGCCCAAGTCCCTCCACTGCCTCGCCATGCGCCTCCTCGAGGCCCGCCTCGCCAACCCCTCCGCCTTTGCCGACGACGCCGACCCGTCCCCCATGTTCGACGACCCTTCGCTGTACCACTACGCCGTCTTCTCCGACAATGTGCTCGCCGTCTCCGTCGTGGTGGCATCGGGTGCGCGCGCCGCGGCCGATCCCTCGCGCCATGTCTTCCACGTGGTCACAGCGCCCATGTACCTGCCTGCCTTCCGCGTCTGGTTcgcgcgccgcccgccgccgctcgGCGTGCACGTCCAGCTCCTTGCCTACTCCGACTTCCCGTTCCTCAACGCCACCAACTCGGCGGTGATCAGGCAGATCGAGGCTGGTACGAGGGACGTCGCGTTGCTGGATTACCTGAGGTTCTACCTCCCGGATATGTTCCCGGCGCTGCGGAGGGTGGTGCTTTTGGAGGACGATGTGGTGGTGCAGAAGGATTTAGCGGCGCTTTGGCAGGTCGACTTGGATGGGAAGGTGAATGGCGCCGTGGAGATGTGCTTCGGGGGATTCAGGAGGTACAGGAAGTATCTCAACTTCACACAGGCCATAGTGCGGGAACGGTTCAATCCCGGTGCCTGTGCATGGGCATACGGGCTAAATGTGTTTGATCTCCAGGCATGGCGGCGGGATGGCTGCACAGAATTGTTCCATCAGTACATGGAAATG AATGAGGATGGCGCGCTGTGGGATCCAACATCTGTTCTAACAGCTGGCCTGATGGCATTTTATGGCAATACCAAGCCACTGGACAAGTCATGGCATGTGATGGGCCTTGGCTATAATCCAAGCATCAGCCCTGAGGCAATCCGTAGTGCTGCAGTGATACACTTTGATGGGAACATGAAACCGTGGCTTGATGTCGCTTTGAACCAATACAAGGCTCTGTGGACCAAGTATGTGGACACTGAAATGGAATTCCTAACACTATGTAACTTTGGTCTTTAA